One window of Suricata suricatta isolate VVHF042 chromosome 6, meerkat_22Aug2017_6uvM2_HiC, whole genome shotgun sequence genomic DNA carries:
- the GPR150 gene encoding LOW QUALITY PROTEIN: probable G-protein coupled receptor 150 (The sequence of the model RefSeq protein was modified relative to this genomic sequence to represent the inferred CDS: inserted 1 base in 1 codon), whose amino-acid sequence MEDPFSPSTFSPAPNVSVPVSAGWGLNFTSELGAPAPGPPPPPPGPPSRPVRLVFLGVILVVAVAGNTTVLCRLCGRTGPWAGPKRRKMDFLLVQLALADLYACGGTALSQLAWELLGEPRRAAGDLSCRLVRLLQASGRGASAHLVVLIALERQRTVRRPQGXXXXXXXXXXXXXXXXXXXXXXXXXXXXXXXXXXAPPAPRAWPGQRRCRDIFAPLPRWHLQVYALYEAVAGFVAPVAIMGVACSRLLCAWWQRPPQAPPPAAPWWASPGRAPAPSALPRAKVQSLKMSLALALLFVSCELPYSAARLAAAWSSGQVGDWEAEDVAAALHLVGVANSALNPFVYLFFQAGDCQLLRRLRRRLGAVCCSWEGAAEDDEGAGGHRALHRHRWPHPHYHHARREQPEKGCWRPPPPRPRPLPCSCESAF is encoded by the exons ATGGAGGATCCCTTCAGCCCCTCAACTTTCTCGCCGGCGCCCAACGTCTCCGTACCCGTCTCTGCCGGCTGGGGTCTCAACTTCACTTCCGAACTGGGAGCCCCAGCCCcggggccgccgccgccgcctcccggaCCGCCTAGCCGCCCCGTCCGCCTGGTCTTCCTGGGGGTCATCCTGGTGGTGGCGGTGGCCGGCAACACCACTGTGCTGTGCCGCCTGTGCGGGCGTACCGGGCCCTGGGCGGGTCCCAAGCGTCGCAAGATGGACTTCCTGCTCGTGCAGCTGGCCCTGGCTGACCTGTACGCGTGCGGAGGCACCGCGCTGTCGCAGCTGGCCTGGGAGCTGCTGGGCGAGCCGCGCCGGGCGGCGGGGGACCTGTCGTGCCGCTTGGTGCGGCTGCTGCAGGCGTCCGGCCGAGGCGCCTCGGCCCACCTCGTGGTACTCATTGCCCTCGAACGCCAGCGCACCGTGCGCCGGCCGCAGG NNNNNNNNNNNNNNNNNNNNNNNNNNNNNNNNNNNNNNNNNNNNNNNNNNNNNNNNNNNNNNNNNNNNNNNNNNNNNNNNNNNNNNNNNNNNNNNNNNNACGCGCCCCCGGCCCCCCGCGCTTGGCCGGGGCAGCGTCGCTGCCGCGACATCTTCGCGCCTCTGCCGCGCTGGCACCTGCAGGTCTATGCGCTTTACGAGGCCGTCGCGGGCTTCGTGGCGCCGGTCGCGATCATGGGCGTAGCTTGCAGCCGCCTGCTCTGCGCCTGGTGGCAGCgcccaccccaggccccaccGCCTGCAGCGCCCTGGTGGGCGAGTCCCGGCCGAGCCCCTGCGCCCAGCGCCCTGCCACGCGCCAAGGTACAGAGTCTGAAGATGAGCCTGGCGCTGGCGCTGCTGTTCGTGAGCTGCGAGCTCCCCTACTCCGCCGCCCGGCTGGCGGCCGCGTGGTCCTCAGGACAGGTGGGAGACTGGGAGGCCGAGGATGTGGCGGCGGCGCTGCACCTCGTGGGAGTAGCCAACAGCGCTCTCAACCCCTTCGTTTACCTCTTCTTCCAGGCAGGCGACTGCCAGCTCCTACGGCGGCTGCGAAGGCGCCTGGGGGCAGTCTGCTGCTCGTGGGAGGGAGCAGCGGAGGACGACGAGGGGGCCGGCGGCCACCGAGCGCTTCACCGCCACCGCTGGCCCCACCCCCATTATCACCACGCTAGACGGGAGCAGCCTGAGAAGGGCTGCTGGCGCCCGCCCCCGCCTCGCCCCCGGCCGCTGCCCTGCTCCTGCGAAAGCGCTTTCTAG